CGGTAGGCCAAAGCCTTCAACACCGTCTCCACCGGACGCACCCGGCGGGACGGAACACGGGCATCCATCGAGCCCCAGTATCCGCTGGGCGCGGGGACAGGACAATGGCCCGCCTGGGTCAATCCGATCCGCTTTCGCGCCAACGTGCCCTAACGGTGTCGCGCGAAAGTGAGCCGAACCACTCAAAACGCGCGCCCGCAGCGGGGACAGACAAAATGCGCCCGAAACCAGGACCCCGACGGGCGGCTGTCCTCGGGGAGGAACTCTGCCTCCAGCGCAACCCGGCACTCCGGGCACTCCAGCAGGCGGGGGAAGCCGAAATCCTGCGCGAGGCGGGCAGCGTCGCCGCGGCCTTCCACCACGTGCAGGCGATAGGCGGCCAGCCGCCCCCGGTGCCCGGGCTTTTCCAGGAGGCCGCGGATTTTGCCCAACACGTCCCGCGGCGGCGTAAACCCCTTGACCAGGTAGTCGGCAGCGCCCAGCCGCAGCCCGCGGGCGATGGCATCCTGGTCGTCCTCCACCGAGAGGATGATCACCGGGATGGTCCGCGTCGCGTCGTCGGCGCGCAGCCGTTCCAGGACCTCGTACCCTGACAGCGTGGGCAGGTACAGGTCCAGCAGGATCAGGTCCGGGCGACGGGAGCGCAGGATCTCCAGGGCGTCCTCTCCCCGGCTGGCCTCCCACACCTGATATCCCTCCCGGGTCAGGAGGGCGCGGTACAGGGCCCGCGCGCGCTCGTGGTCGTCCACGATCAGGATGGTCGCGCCGCCGGCCGTCGCCATAGGTCTATCATAACGCGCCCGGCGGAGGGCGGGCGCGGGTCCGGCCCGAAAGACCTGCGGGAGGGGTCAGGCGGTGCTGGAGTCTTGGCGGACGGGTCGCGGTCTGTCTGTTCTCGGCGCGGCCGTCGTGGTGGCCCTGACGGCCGCGCCGGCGGATCCCTTTGCGGCGCGCCGCGAGCAGATGGTGCGGGAGCAGATCGAGGCCCGCGGGATCCGCGACCCGCGGGT
This sequence is a window from Armatimonadota bacterium. Protein-coding genes within it:
- a CDS encoding response regulator — encoded protein: MATAGGATILIVDDHERARALYRALLTREGYQVWEASRGEDALEILRSRRPDLILLDLYLPTLSGYEVLERLRADDATRTIPVIILSVEDDQDAIARGLRLGAADYLVKGFTPPRDVLGKIRGLLEKPGHRGRLAAYRLHVVEGRGDAARLAQDFGFPRLLECPECRVALEAEFLPEDSRPSGSWFRAHFVCPRCGRAF